The following coding sequences are from one Stigmatopora nigra isolate UIUO_SnigA chromosome 12, RoL_Snig_1.1, whole genome shotgun sequence window:
- the gdf10a gene encoding growth/differentiation factor 10 translates to MFSRHLPLLLFNCFVGVASVRILEQAHSRSAQEDSGFPPGDSDQDALLQHMSKLHERSNREQRLKEGNTVRSFRVTQMPSDLKTVYHLNLTGLQDSEVILSATFHFLLGRLPPQKAWLCKRFKSTSCRSSTTQPSPSSVSLLLRAVSSESGVSSGSNGSFLGNVTFHPHRRGVWQMKDVTQVIKEARDKGHRLVSVELDLGRQYPRKSEDFRMSYLLVYADDLALAEPNSVSPSLQRYDPSSEVREPLRSPHFLHGPNFSPDLKGRARREVTDSIQNNELPEVDYRSNEYRKDDLWESSWYPAIKSKHHSGKQEKKRKSHEEGVHQSSGGNNQERSKSEDSGVRRHKERLTQLVDSRRQEHRHEAVRKQSQGSSHQSRSPVLNFDDETMRKARRRQWGDTRHHSCSRKNLRVDFADIGWSEWVIAPKAFNAYYCSGTCGFPMSKVARPSNHATIQSIVRAVGIISGVPEPCCVPGRMNPLAVLYREESKDLVIKIYPNMSVQSCSCR, encoded by the exons ATGTTCTCCAGGCACCTGCCCCTATTACTGTTCAATTGTTTCGTCGGTGTCGCGTCAGTTCGGATCTTGGAACAGGCGCACTCCAGGAGCGCGCAGGAGGATTCAGGCTTCCCTCCAGGTGATTCGGATCAGGATGCGCTCCTCCAACACATGTCCAAACTGCACGAGAGGAGCAACAGGGAACAGCGTCTGAAAGAGGGCAACACGGTTAGGAGCTTCAGAGTAACACAGA TGCCGTCTGACCTCAAGACAGTGTACCACCTAAACCTCACAGGACTGCAGGACTCTGAGGTCATCCTTTCTGCCACATTCCACTTCCTGCTAGGACGTCTCCCTCCTCAAAAAGCGTGGCTCTGCAAACGCTTCAAGAGCACATCCTGCCGGTCCTCTACCACGCAGCCATCGCCGTCGTCTGTCAGCCTCCTCCTTCGTGCTGTCTCCTCAGAGTCGGGAGTCAGTTCTGGGTCAAACGGGTCATTCCTAGGCAATGTGACCTTCCACCCCCACAGGAGAGGGGTGTGGCAGATGAAAGACGTGACCCAGGTCATAAAGGAGGCGCGGGACAAGGGTCATCGCCTTGTGTCAGTGGAGTTGGACTTAGGGCGGCAATACCCGAGGAAATCAGAGGACTTCCGAATGTCCTACCTTTTAGTCTATGCCGATGACCTGGCCTTGGCAGAGCCAAACAGCGTGTCGCCGAGTCTTCAGAGGTATGACCCGTCATCTGAGGTTAGAGAACCCTTGCGGTCTCCACACTTCCTGCATGGACCCAATTTCTCGCCAGACTTGAAAGGACGAGCGAGGAGGGAAGTGACAGATTCCATTCAAAACAATGAACTGCCCGAGGTCGACTACAGGTCTAATGAATACAGGAAGGACGACCTCTGGGAAAGCTCGTGGTACCCTGCcatcaaatcaaaacatcaCTCCGGGAAGCaggagaagaaaagaaagagccACGAGGAAGGAGTTCATCAAAGCAGTGGAGGAAATAATCAAGAAAGATCCAAATCTGAAGATTCAGGTGTGAGAAGACACAAAGAAAGACTCACCCAGTTGGTGGACAGTCGAAGGCAAGAACACAGACATGAAGCTGTAAGGAAACAAAGTCAAGGAAGTTCTCATCAATCCCGTTCGCCCGTATTGAATTTTGATGATGAAACTATGCGGAAGGCCAGAAGAAGGCAGTGGGGAGACACTCGGCACCACAGCTGCTCTAGGAAGAACCTCAGAGTGGATTTTGCGGACATTGGTTGGAGTGAGTGGGTCATAGCACCCAAGGCTTTTAATGCCTATTATTGCTCAGGAACATGTGGCTTCCCCATGTCTAAG GTGGCGAGGCCTTCCAACCATGCCACTATCCAAAGCATCGTGCGAGCTGTTGGCATCATTTCCGGGGTCCCGGAGCCCTGCTGTGTACCGGGAAGGATGAATCCTCTGGCAGTGCTCTACCGGGAAGAATCTAAGGATCTGGTGATCAAGATTTACCCCAACATGTCTGTCCAGTCCTGCTCCTGCAGATAA
- the znf488 gene encoding zinc finger protein 488, with the protein MNAPSDNLLAVGPPGRTSYPTTMSSSLRADHAFLPRSMWPGDGKFLQHPTEHPTELPTSVVVTRSIPAGTSFGPCVFQHTFYDTVAFIAQKSSDRRPKCCAFRVDPEAMCNSALVLSFLRLAQAARNGEEQNTEVFLRGGQLYVRTTRLIQQEEELLVWYDRELGHLLGLADISRGSSEEFKCVRCEQVFKNEYPFLAHCRFLCNQIKSGTLSRDFREHKHMEVKRPRRVTDFHNIARDLEHKKTDTDDDTSHGVKRKFQETVFLKGRKTVLLEKTNISNDDNITQLAKILDDEGNSSDSTLKIKADRTKSDHLGCKNVTFGEPREAILTNGKSPGMDSGESSVLRSSSSSAFSLFNSGYREQRSAFCKPSKRISGGELHHSNPTTAPSNGLEEMREAFAPRTVSGYNNPMAPRMLSGDIHPLPSPLTINSTFHYAPEHWSRTARVQSISSLTVLPPSFTSFGVSVQNWCAKCNLSFRMTSDLVFHMRSHHKKEFAAESQMRRRREEKLTCPICHEYFRERHHLSRHMTSHN; encoded by the exons ATGAACGCTCCATCGGATAACTTGCTCGCCGTGGGACCACCAGGGAGAACATCCTACCCAACCACCATGTCCAGCAG TTTGAGGGCGGACCACGCCTTTCTACCTCGGTCCATGTGGCCAGGTGACGGCAAATTCTTACAGCATCCCACCGAGCATCCCACCGAGCTTCCCACCAGTGTGGTGGTGACGCGCAGCATCCCGGCGGGGACCAGCTTCGGTCCGTGTGTGTTCCAACACACATTTTACGACACGGTCGCTTTCATCGCTCAGAAATCCAGCGACAGGAGACCAAAGTGTTGCGCTTTCAGG GTGGACCCGGAGGCCATGTGCAATTCTGCCTTGGTACTGTCATTTCTTCGCCTGGCTCAGGCAGCTCGTAACGGAGAGGAGCAGAACACGGAGGTCTTTTTAAGAGGGGGGCAACTCTATGTAAGGACCACCAGACTCATTCAACAAGAGGAGGAACTTCTGGTCTGGTATGATCGGGAGCTGGGTCACCTCTTGGGTTTGGCGGACATCAGCAGAGGTTCAAGTGAAG AGTTCAAATGTGTCAGGTGTGAGCAGGTGTTCAAGAATGAATATCCCTTCCTGGCTCATTGCCGTTTTCTGTGTAACCAAATCAAGAGTGGCACTTTGAGCCGCGACTTCCGCGAACACAAGCACATGGAGGTCAAGAGGCCACGTCGCGTAACAGATTTCCACAACATCGCCAGGGATttagaacataaaaaaacagacaccgaCGATGACACTTCCCATGGTGTAAAGCGTAAATTCCAGGAAACAGTTTTCCTCAAAGGCAGGAAAACAGTCCtgttggaaaaaacaaacatttcaaatgaCGACAACATTACGCAGCTGGCTAAAATCCTGGATGATGAAGGAAACTCATCTGATTCaaccttaaaaataaaagctgacaGAACCAAATCGGATCACTTGGGAtgtaaaaatgtgacttttggaGAGCCCAGGGAAGCCATATTGACGAATGGAAAATCGCCAGGGATGGATTCAGGGGAGAGCTCTGTTTTGCGCTCAAGCAGCAGTAGCGCTTTTTCTTTATTCAACTCCGGCTATCGAGAGCAGAGAAGCGCTTTTTGCAAACCCAGTAAAAGGATCTCTGGCGGTGAACTACATCACAGTAACCCAACGACGGCGCCATCGAATGGCCTAGAGGAAATGAGAGAAGCCTTCGCACCCAGGACTGTTTCTGGATACAACAACCCAATGGCTCCAAGAATGCTTAGCGGTGACATTCACCCGCTGCCTTCCCCGCTCACAATTAACAGCACCTTTCATTACGCACCAGAGCACTGGTCAAGAACCGCTCGGGTCCAGTCCATCTCGTCCCTGACCGTCCTTCCGCCCAGTTTCACCTCCTTTGGGGTGTCGGTGCAAAACTGGTGCGCCAAGTGCAACTTGTCTTTTCGCATGACTTCTGACCTGGTCTTCCACATGCGCTCCCATCACAAAAAAGAATTTGCCGCGGAGTCCCAGATGCGGAGGAGGCGGGAGGAGAAACTCACCTGCCCCATCTGCCACGAATATTTCAGAGAGCGCCACCACCTGTCCAGACATATGACATCACACAACTAA